A portion of the Candidatus Falkowbacteria bacterium genome contains these proteins:
- a CDS encoding CDP-alcohol phosphatidyltransferase family protein: MTWQQFVKDVRKGWLPCSITLFGVFLIPFIIYTNINQLYILATALYTAAWIADGLDGWAARKYGASSETGAFLDPLADKIFTLSFILFFWSLIPVAISVPIITIAVSLTVLRIFKVQESKNKSIEFSIMAIKPGKIKTNVEKSGFALFLLAQVIFNELPAFFIVLGNIALASSMPFAFLSLTHQTSPETIEKWNAVYRRRFKHRQKESP; the protein is encoded by the coding sequence ATGACTTGGCAGCAGTTTGTTAAGGACGTAAGGAAGGGCTGGTTGCCGTGCTCCATTACTCTATTTGGTGTATTTTTGATACCTTTTATAATTTACACCAATATCAACCAGCTTTATATCCTTGCTACCGCGCTTTATACCGCAGCCTGGATTGCTGACGGACTCGATGGATGGGCAGCTAGAAAATATGGTGCTTCCAGTGAAACTGGTGCATTTCTGGATCCTCTAGCTGATAAAATTTTCACTTTAAGTTTTATTTTGTTTTTCTGGTCACTGATACCAGTGGCTATTTCTGTACCAATAATTACCATTGCTGTTTCTTTAACGGTACTCAGAATTTTCAAAGTTCAGGAATCAAAAAACAAGAGTATTGAATTTTCCATAATGGCGATTAAACCAGGAAAAATCAAAACTAATGTTGAAAAATCAGGCTTTGCCCTATTTCTACTAGCACAAGTTATTTTTAATGAGCTACCAGCATTTTTCATTGTGCTTGGGAATATTGCCTTAGCTAGCAGTATGCCATTTGCCTTTCTAAGTTTGACACATCAAACTTCACCTGAAACCATTGAAAAATGGAACGCAGTTTATCGACGTCGATTCAAACATAGACAAAAAGAAAGCCCTTAA
- a CDS encoding DsbA family protein, which yields MEDHSSTKRSKDSSKTNFFLGFFSGMALLSVVAFFILLIIVFGNRQEVDLAAQAEGQDLPEPPAAEQQFSAVTPIQDSEYVFGDKNAKVQIIEYTDFECPFCSRHYATAKQIKSDYGNKIAFVTRHFPLSFHPEAQKAAEASECAGEQGKYWQMYDKIFEANLAGNMNVAKWKAEAKSLGLNSSKFDSCLDDGKYAKKVADDMASGAAAGVTGTPATFINGELVSGAVPFANFKQIIDNLLAQ from the coding sequence ATGGAAGATCATAGTTCAACAAAACGATCAAAAGATAGTTCTAAGACAAATTTTTTCTTAGGATTTTTCTCAGGCATGGCACTTTTGTCAGTGGTAGCCTTTTTTATTTTATTAATTATTGTTTTTGGTAATCGCCAAGAAGTTGACTTAGCTGCTCAAGCTGAAGGACAGGATTTACCTGAACCTCCAGCTGCAGAGCAACAATTCAGTGCAGTAACTCCAATCCAGGATTCAGAGTATGTGTTTGGTGATAAAAACGCTAAAGTTCAAATAATTGAATATACTGATTTTGAATGCCCTTTTTGCTCACGTCATTATGCCACTGCTAAACAGATTAAATCCGATTATGGTAATAAGATTGCTTTTGTAACTAGGCATTTTCCATTGTCATTCCATCCTGAAGCACAGAAAGCAGCCGAGGCAAGTGAATGTGCTGGAGAGCAAGGTAAATATTGGCAGATGTATGATAAAATATTTGAAGCAAATTTAGCTGGCAACATGAATGTTGCTAAATGGAAAGCAGAAGCAAAAAGTTTAGGTTTGAACAGTTCTAAATTTGACAGCTGTTTAGATGATGGCAAGTATGCTAAAAAAGTAGCTGATGACATGGCTAGTGGTGCAGCTGCAGGTGTAACAGGGACCCCAGCAACATTTATCAACGGTGAGTTGGTTAGTGGCGCAGTACCATTTGCAAACTTTAAGCAAATTATTGATAATTTATTAGCTCAGTAA